A region of the Ignavibacteria bacterium genome:
TTTAAAATTTATCTGGAAAAACTCCGATTTGTTCGGTGAGAATTATTACGGACGTATTTTCAGTGCAAATAGAAGTAAAACCCCCTCAACAGGACTTACTCCGAATAATATTATTTCTCCTCCTAATATCTACATGAAAACTAATGCTCTAATCTGGGATGATGATTATTTTTCTCTTGAATACTCCTTCGATAGTAATCCCGAAAAAGTCTTTACTTTACCCTATCAGGCAGTCTCTATTGTTTACCTCTATGACCCACGCAATCCTAAAAAAGATACTGCTTTTGATTTCTTGTCTTTCGAAGAACTAATTTCAGAACAATTTAACCATAAACCTAATACTGTAACATTTAAATTTACCGATGAGAATAAAAAATTATTATCGGAATTCAAAAAAGGTATAATTTATATATCCTTTATTGCAAATTATCCCGACCCGCAAAATATATTATGGACTTCTACCGATGCAGTAGAAATAAATTTGTTGCAGTAATTTTATTTCAGTAAAATCATTTTCCGTGTCTCCGAAAATTCGCCCGCAGTAATTTTGTAATAATACACCCCGCTCGTCAGTCCCGAACCGTCAAATGTAATTTTATAATCTCCCGCATTTAGCGTTTCATTAACCAGAGTCTGCACCTCTCGTCCCGTAACATCATAGATTTTTATAACAACATTACTGGTCGGAGACCCGCCGTGGCGGGGCAGCTGAAAACCAATAACTGTTCTTGGATTAAACGGATTCGGATAATTCTGCTTTAGTCTTATTGTTACAGGTACATTCTCCGATACCGTGTTTATTCCTGTCGTGAATATACTTGAGTTCTTAAAAATATAAGAATCTAAAAGTGTAACAGCATACAAAATACCGTCTTGCGATAAATAAGAACCGTATATGTCGCTTATGCTCGATTGTAAAAATTTCTTAGTCCATGAAAGGCCGCCGTTCGACGTGTAATATCCCGTACCGTAAGTACCCATCACCACGCACTCCTGCTGATTCCTAACTTCAACTGCATAATTTGTTATTACAGTCGTGGACGAAAAACTTACGTTCGACCATGGCGTTGCTCCGCCGTTAGTCGTTTTGTAAACTCTGTTATTCGAACCGACGCAGTATCCAGTTTGTGCATTCAGCATCTTTATATCGTAAAGTGAACCTGCGAGATAATTATCCCCCAATAGCGTCGAATCCCATACAGCCCCGCCGTTAGTGGTTTTCCATGCTCTCGGCCTGCTGCTCAAAAGCCATCCGTTGTTCTCATCCAGCATACAGGCACTGTATATCGTATTACCCGTCGTGTTTGCGTTTATCTTTTGCTTCGTCCAGGTTGTTCCCGAATTCGTTGTTTTGAAAATTGTCGAATCATTACCCGCAGTGTATCTCGAAAATAACCATCCCGTCTGCGCATTCACAAAATCGACTTTCGATAATATTATTCCTGCAGGCATATTCGGTATAACAAGCGAATCCCAGTTGACTCCGCCGTTAGTCGTTCTGTAAACTGCCGACCTATTCCCGCATATATATCCCGTGTTGTCATCTATCATGTCTATACTGTAAAACTCTGCATTCGACGTTGCAGAAGGTGAAACAACCGTCCAGTTATTGCCCGAATTTGTTGACCTTAATATCTGGTCTTGTGTAACCGTCGAAACGGACGGTGCTCCCACTGCTAACAGTACTCCGGCATTCGCCGACGACCAGACGTCCCGCATGTTTCCCGTTTTTAAATACTGTCCAAGCGGCTGCTTAAAAGTTCCAAGTGTTTGATGTATGGAACCCTTCGCCCCTACGGTTATCATTGTATCCGCCGTTATGGAGAAGTCAGATGAATAATATGAGTTGCTCCATAATGGCTGTGCCGAAGGTGCCATAAATGCTATCGAATCCCACGTGTCGCCATGGTTCGATGAATGGTATATGTAGTTCGAATTTCCCGTCAGATAAACAGTATTATCCCTGTATTT
Encoded here:
- a CDS encoding YCF48-related protein, encoding MKTLFIFLAICLFATGALSQSYQDWKWLHQSPQGNELRWVKMWDVNTIYAIGGKGTFIKTTNRGANWFVNHTAGRTSGIPIQRADLRNAWFFNQSTGIVIGSYGSILRTTDGGLTFDSTGNPAPTNTTFTGISFINNLTGYVVCGLTDYRLMKTTNGGITWNNNIGTTPGYSNPYELHAFTENKLIVFNQLGDNFITTNGGFSWTTYPIGNLVNFNKAVFLDANTGYACGDWGRCRYTNDGGYTWANMAGILFDRNIHFTDIKYRDNTVYLTGNSNYIYHSSNHGDTWDSIAFMAPSAQPLWSNSYYSSDFSITADTMITVGAKGSIHQTLGTFKQPLGQYLKTGNMRDVWSSANAGVLLAVGAPSVSTVTQDQILRSTNSGNNWTVVSPSATSNAEFYSIDMIDDNTGYICGNRSAVYRTTNGGVNWDSLVIPNMPAGIILSKVDFVNAQTGWLFSRYTAGNDSTIFKTTNSGTTWTKQKINANTTGNTIYSACMLDENNGWLLSSRPRAWKTTNGGAVWDSTLLGDNYLAGSLYDIKMLNAQTGYCVGSNNRVYKTTNGGATPWSNVSFSSTTVITNYAVEVRNQQECVVMGTYGTGYYTSNGGLSWTKKFLQSSISDIYGSYLSQDGILYAVTLLDSYIFKNSSIFTTGINTVSENVPVTIRLKQNYPNPFNPRTVIGFQLPRHGGSPTSNVVIKIYDVTGREVQTLVNETLNAGDYKITFDGSGLTSGVYYYKITAGEFSETRKMILLK